A single window of Candidatus Palauibacter soopunensis DNA harbors:
- a CDS encoding PEGA domain-containing protein, whose product MKRIPTILSWRIVMIVMTAVVIAGCATLFNSGTKSVAMGSNPSAAEVWIDNVNRGTTPITLELNNHQSHTVVFRKEGYQDVACELTASVGAGWVILDILGGLLPVIIDAATGEWKGIDQGTCNVNLPSADDPKSSDAKQGRSPEPTDWAAVAEHRGWVALTETASH is encoded by the coding sequence ATGAAGAGGATCCCAACCATCCTTTCTTGGAGAATCGTCATGATTGTCATGACGGCAGTTGTGATCGCTGGCTGCGCCACGCTCTTCAACTCAGGGACCAAGAGCGTTGCCATGGGTTCGAATCCAAGCGCCGCCGAGGTGTGGATCGACAACGTAAACCGGGGAACTACGCCCATCACCTTGGAGTTGAACAACCACCAGAGCCACACCGTGGTGTTCCGAAAGGAAGGCTATCAGGATGTCGCCTGCGAACTCACGGCTTCGGTCGGTGCCGGCTGGGTCATACTGGACATCCTAGGTGGGTTGCTTCCGGTAATCATAGATGCGGCTACCGGCGAGTGGAAGGGCATCGATCAGGGAACCTGCAATGTCAACCTTCCCTCAGCTGACGACCCGAAGTCCAGCGACGCCAAGCAAGGGAGAAGCCCCGAGCCGACCGATTGGGCAGCGGTCGCCGAGCACAGAGGGTGGGTTGCGCTCACGGAAACCGCATCACACTGA